The proteins below come from a single Procambarus clarkii isolate CNS0578487 chromosome 54, FALCON_Pclarkii_2.0, whole genome shotgun sequence genomic window:
- the LOC138352631 gene encoding uncharacterized protein, producing the protein MAILALLFLGCIAQIQGQAYQPYGTHAPLPVVTPTTSTVTTETTLTHTLRETTTSDVWVTEQTAITLTVTQTTTQWEFVPQQPQTVTSVIRVTSTPVVLVTATVGVYPVSTMVSVYSQFVTTTDTVKYWQTITHVAVTHEIQTVPVVSTKELVQDIVTTVTQIVTTTVTSTTARYYA; encoded by the exons ATGGCGATATTGGCTCTACTATTCCTCGGTTGCATCGCCCAG ATCCAGGGTCAGGCGTACCAACCTTACGGCACCCACGCGCCCCTGCCAGTCGTCACCCCCACAACCTCCACTGTCACCACTGAG ACtaccctgacacacacactgcgGGAGACTACAACCTCTGATGTCTGGGTTACTGAGCAGACAGCGATCACCCTGACAGTCACCCAGACAACAACCCAATGGGAGTTTGTTCCCCAGCAGCCACAGACGGTGACCTCTGTGATAAGGGTCACCTCCACACCGGTAGTGTTGGTGACGGCTACGGTGGGGGTCTACCCAGTGAGCACAATGGTCTCCGTCTACAGTCAGTTCGTCACCACAACAGATACTGTTAAATACTGGCAGACCATCACCCACGTGGCTGTCACTCACGAG ATCCAGACGGTCCCTGTGGTATCTACAAAAGAACTCGTGCAGGATATAGTAACAACCGTCACCCAAATAGTAACTACTACGGTTACTTCCACCACCGCCAGATACTATGCTTAA